A window of Rhodospirillaceae bacterium contains these coding sequences:
- the cobM gene encoding precorrin-4 C(11)-methyltransferase, with the protein MTVYFIGAGPGAVDLITMRGYHLLKKCQLVLYAGSLVPIELLDYIPAGTQKFDTASLTLPEIINYMQTAHNSGFDVARLHSGDPSIYGAIGEQMVELKKLQIPFEIVPGVSSFSAAAAVLQTELTLPQISQSVILTRVEGNASEMPPHETIQTLAASRATMVFYLSIRRLRQIVRELIPFYGEDCPVAVCYRVSWPDQVIIRGCLKDIVEQLKPFAITRTALIMVGRCLSAELIENSHLYDPAYTHIFRPVVKSSD; encoded by the coding sequence ATGACGGTTTATTTTATTGGGGCCGGGCCAGGGGCCGTTGATTTAATTACCATGCGTGGATATCATCTGCTAAAAAAATGCCAGCTTGTTTTATATGCGGGCTCGTTAGTACCCATTGAACTATTGGACTATATTCCCGCTGGAACCCAGAAGTTTGATACGGCATCCTTAACCTTGCCTGAAATTATCAACTATATGCAAACAGCCCATAATAGCGGTTTTGATGTGGCAAGGTTGCATTCAGGCGATCCAAGCATTTACGGAGCCATTGGCGAACAAATGGTGGAGCTAAAAAAACTGCAAATCCCTTTTGAAATTGTACCAGGCGTATCCTCTTTTTCGGCTGCTGCAGCTGTTTTACAAACGGAATTGACACTACCACAAATTTCCCAATCCGTTATCTTAACACGGGTTGAAGGAAATGCTTCCGAAATGCCACCCCATGAAACTATTCAAACATTAGCGGCCAGTCGTGCAACCATGGTATTTTATTTATCCATCCGGCGGTTGCGGCAGATTGTACGTGAACTCATCCCTTTTTATGGGGAAGATTGTCCTGTGGCCGTTTGTTACCGGGTTAGTTGGCCGGATCAGGTGATTATCCGTGGATGTTTGAAGGATATTGTGGAGCAATTGAAGCCATTTGCTATTACCCGCACCGCCCTGATTATGGTAGGACGCTGTTTATCTGCGGAATTAATTGAAAACAGCCATTTATATGATCCGGCGTATACGCATATTTTCCGGCCAGTCGTTAAATCAAGTGACTAA
- a CDS encoding sirohydrochlorin chelatase, with product MAKKIGVMLCGHGSRDDQAIQEFAHFVQEFAKIQPEYPISSGFLEFAQPVIRQGLEALKESGVNHIIALPIMLFAAGHVKNDIPSVLQEFAAQHPEIQLDFGRDLALDPQLLQAASERIIEAEEKATQHIDRHETLLLVIGRGTSDPDANSNIAKIARMLWEGMGFGWAEVGYSGVTYPLVDEALHHAVRLGYRRVIVFPYFLFTGILVDRIYEATDRAIADYPEIEFIKAPYLNDHPLVLQSFKNRVQETLHGQNAMNCLLCKYREAIIGYEEDKGAPQQGHHHHVEGIGTNSDHGHTHQQRKTGQLKQAIIYNRLSAKN from the coding sequence ATGGCTAAGAAAATTGGGGTTATGTTATGTGGACATGGCAGCCGGGATGATCAAGCTATTCAGGAATTTGCCCACTTTGTCCAGGAATTTGCTAAAATACAGCCGGAATACCCCATCAGCAGCGGATTTTTAGAGTTTGCACAACCTGTTATCCGTCAAGGTTTAGAGGCGTTAAAGGAAAGTGGCGTCAATCACATCATCGCATTGCCGATTATGCTGTTTGCGGCGGGCCATGTAAAAAATGATATTCCCTCTGTTTTACAAGAATTTGCGGCACAGCATCCTGAAATTCAACTGGATTTTGGCCGTGATTTAGCCCTTGATCCACAATTGTTGCAGGCAGCAAGTGAACGGATTATAGAAGCAGAAGAAAAAGCAACTCAACACATTGACCGGCATGAAACTTTGTTATTGGTTATAGGGCGGGGAACATCCGATCCTGATGCCAATTCTAATATTGCCAAGATTGCACGGATGTTATGGGAAGGCATGGGTTTTGGTTGGGCGGAAGTGGGCTATAGCGGGGTTACATATCCTTTGGTTGATGAGGCTTTACACCATGCCGTGCGGCTAGGGTATCGCCGTGTTATTGTTTTCCCCTATTTTCTTTTCACGGGTATTTTGGTTGATCGTATTTATGAAGCCACCGATAGGGCGATTGCGGATTACCCCGAGATAGAATTTATTAAAGCCCCTTATTTGAATGATCATCCCCTGGTTTTACAATCTTTTAAAAACCGTGTCCAGGAAACGTTACATGGGCAAAACGCCATGAATTGCCTGCTTTGTAAATACCGTGAAGCGATTATTGGGTATGAGGAAGATAAAGGGGCCCCGCAACAAGGGCATCACCATCATGTGGAGGGGATCGGTACTAATTCGGATCATGGCCATACCCATCAACAGAGGAAAACAGGCCAACTGAAACAGGCGATTATTTATAATCGCTTGTCAGCCAAAAATTGA
- the cobJ gene encoding precorrin-3B C(17)-methyltransferase, with protein MIAVILLSPHSLSLAERVKANIAEPCTVYGLRRNFEGIEIDHLYDHLPSLLQQLFLENRPIIAMAASGIVIRCLAPVLNNKHQEPPVLAVAENGSAVVPLLGGHHGANFLANKIADILGIKASITTASDLLFRFGFDDWPMGWQTSQPEKLKEINSRLIRGEKLRLIQDIPLLPDHWQPHIFHDSGELSVRVTNYANAQYPNAQAQELLIHPATMVLGIGCSANVASAELQSLVLKTLEQHNIAKQSLACIVSVDRKMAEKAFDDLARELQIPLRFFTANRLLEETERLANPSAQVFQEIGCWGVAEGAALAAVGPAGQLVIPKQRSANATCAVAVAPDILNPSNIGKARGCLMIVGIGPGHPDGMTMAALNALEQADDIVGYRGYIELLPNHIRRKTCHIYEIGQENERAKQAIDLALVGKKVALIGSGDAGIYGMASLAFQLIETHINPLALLLDLRVYPGVTAMMSAAAKVGAPLGHDFCAVSLSDLLTPWALIQERLEAVAKTDFVIALYNPVSKKRVWQFEQAKQLLLKYRSGNIPAVIAKSISRKDEKIEITTLGELAAANIDMNSLVIIGTSTTRRIKNGYQQEWVYTPRGYEDKK; from the coding sequence ATGATAGCGGTTATTTTACTGTCCCCGCATTCTTTATCATTAGCTGAACGGGTTAAAGCAAATATAGCAGAACCTTGTACGGTCTATGGATTGCGTAGAAATTTTGAAGGTATCGAGATCGATCATTTATATGATCATTTGCCAAGCTTGCTGCAACAATTGTTTTTAGAAAACCGGCCCATCATTGCGATGGCTGCCAGTGGAATTGTGATTCGTTGTTTGGCACCCGTACTAAACAATAAACATCAGGAACCTCCGGTATTGGCGGTTGCGGAAAATGGGTCAGCGGTGGTGCCTTTATTAGGGGGGCATCACGGCGCTAATTTTTTGGCGAATAAAATTGCGGATATTTTGGGAATTAAAGCATCTATCACGACTGCCAGCGATTTGTTATTCAGATTTGGTTTTGATGATTGGCCAATGGGTTGGCAGACCAGCCAACCGGAAAAATTAAAAGAAATCAACAGCCGATTGATACGGGGAGAAAAACTGCGTTTAATCCAAGATATTCCTTTGTTACCGGATCATTGGCAGCCACATATATTCCATGATAGTGGGGAATTGTCTGTTCGGGTTACTAATTATGCGAATGCCCAGTATCCGAATGCCCAGGCGCAAGAATTGTTGATCCATCCCGCAACGATGGTATTGGGCATTGGTTGTTCGGCCAATGTAGCATCAGCCGAATTACAAAGCTTGGTATTAAAAACGTTAGAACAGCATAATATTGCGAAACAATCCTTGGCCTGCATTGTTTCTGTTGACCGAAAAATGGCTGAAAAAGCTTTTGATGATTTGGCCCGCGAATTGCAAATCCCTTTAAGATTTTTTACGGCCAACCGGTTACTAGAAGAAACCGAACGTTTAGCCAATCCATCTGCCCAGGTATTCCAAGAAATCGGCTGTTGGGGGGTGGCAGAGGGGGCTGCTTTAGCTGCCGTTGGGCCAGCAGGCCAGTTGGTTATCCCAAAACAGCGTTCTGCCAACGCCACCTGTGCTGTTGCTGTTGCCCCCGATATTTTGAACCCTTCAAATATCGGCAAGGCCCGTGGCTGTTTAATGATAGTAGGGATCGGACCGGGTCACCCGGACGGCATGACTATGGCCGCTTTAAACGCTTTAGAACAAGCGGATGATATCGTCGGTTACCGCGGGTACATTGAGTTGTTACCCAACCATATTCGCCGTAAAACCTGCCATATATATGAAATTGGGCAGGAAAATGAACGGGCAAAACAGGCGATTGATTTAGCGTTGGTTGGCAAGAAAGTGGCGCTGATTGGCTCGGGGGATGCTGGTATTTACGGTATGGCCAGTTTGGCTTTCCAGTTGATTGAAACACATATTAATCCCTTGGCCTTATTATTGGACTTGCGGGTGTACCCAGGTGTAACCGCGATGATGTCCGCGGCTGCGAAGGTCGGCGCGCCTTTAGGCCATGATTTCTGTGCGGTTTCCTTATCTGATTTATTGACCCCTTGGGCATTGATCCAAGAGCGTTTAGAGGCAGTTGCAAAAACAGATTTTGTCATTGCTTTATATAACCCTGTTTCTAAAAAACGGGTTTGGCAGTTTGAACAAGCAAAACAATTATTGCTGAAATATCGTTCTGGTAATATCCCTGCTGTTATTGCTAAATCGATCAGTAGGAAGGATGAAAAAATAGAAATTACAACTTTGGGGGAATTAGCAGCAGCGAATATAGACATGAATTCCCTGGTTATTATAGGTACTAGCACCACTCGACGAATAAAAAATGGATATCAGCAGGAATGGGTTTACACCCCACGGGGATATGAGGATAAAAAATGA
- the cbiE gene encoding precorrin-6y C5,15-methyltransferase (decarboxylating) subunit CbiE, which translates to MIHKPWLTIVGMTENGWQAVPDNARQLIIKAKHVFGPERWLEQLPPAAPIKHLWQRPLSQSIDQIMQLRYQPVAVLATGDPLWFGVGATFARMVPIEEMRIFPSVSAFSLACARLGWALNEVVCDTLHGRPIDKVRGLFAPKHKILLLGHDAETPKQVAHILTDLGYVDSDMTVLEQMDGATEKKTSGKAVDFLSAAFHPQHVIAIRCQDRPVQSIIPPIMGIPDHLFQHHGKITKRETRLLTISALQPYEGDCLWDVGAGTGSVSIEWLRCGRLMQAFAIEDDPEQLVCLDKNRNFFGLENLHIIRAKAPQALQDLPIPQAIFIGGGIQNPEILEYCWKRLPKGGRLVANVVSLEGEALLIAWQVQYGGDLTRIHLERSEKMGQLSGWRPSLPVLQYVHTKK; encoded by the coding sequence TTGATACATAAACCCTGGTTGACAATTGTGGGCATGACGGAAAATGGTTGGCAGGCGGTTCCAGATAATGCCAGGCAACTTATTATAAAGGCAAAGCATGTTTTTGGCCCTGAGCGCTGGTTGGAACAACTACCGCCCGCTGCCCCTATTAAACATCTTTGGCAACGGCCCTTATCACAATCTATTGATCAAATTATGCAATTGCGTTACCAACCGGTGGCTGTATTAGCAACCGGTGATCCTTTATGGTTTGGGGTGGGAGCCACCTTTGCGCGCATGGTACCGATTGAAGAGATGCGCATATTTCCTAGTGTGTCTGCCTTTTCCTTAGCTTGTGCCAGATTGGGGTGGGCGCTTAACGAAGTGGTTTGCGATACCCTTCATGGCAGACCTATTGATAAGGTTCGCGGACTTTTCGCCCCTAAACATAAAATCTTATTATTGGGACATGATGCCGAAACACCCAAGCAGGTTGCCCATATCCTCACTGATCTGGGCTATGTTGATAGTGACATGACGGTTTTGGAACAAATGGATGGCGCTACTGAAAAAAAGACATCGGGAAAGGCCGTTGATTTCCTATCAGCCGCTTTTCATCCCCAGCATGTAATCGCTATCCGCTGCCAAGATAGGCCCGTGCAATCAATTATCCCACCTATCATGGGTATTCCTGACCATCTATTCCAGCATCATGGGAAAATAACCAAACGGGAAACCCGCTTATTGACTATTTCAGCTTTGCAACCTTATGAGGGGGATTGTTTATGGGATGTAGGGGCTGGGACAGGTTCTGTCTCTATCGAATGGTTAAGATGTGGTCGCTTGATGCAGGCCTTTGCCATTGAAGATGATCCAGAGCAATTAGTTTGTTTGGACAAAAACCGGAATTTCTTTGGGCTTGAAAATTTACACATTATCCGCGCAAAAGCACCGCAAGCCCTGCAAGATTTACCAATACCACAAGCCATATTTATTGGTGGGGGAATTCAAAACCCTGAAATATTGGAATATTGCTGGAAGCGTTTGCCCAAAGGTGGACGGTTGGTTGCTAATGTAGTGAGTTTGGAAGGGGAGGCCCTTTTGATTGCTTGGCAGGTACAATATGGCGGTGATTTAACCCGCATCCATCTGGAACGTTCGGAAAAAATGGGGCAATTAAGCGGTTGGCGACCTTCGTTGCCTGTCCTTCAATATGTGCACACAAAGAAATGA
- the cobI gene encoding precorrin-2 C(20)-methyltransferase: protein MADISSNILIWGVGVGPGDPELLTLKGLRIIGECQVVAYPVDEQAKSYACQTVRSYLNPTSLHYPFSLPLHLPMDQRQKHYRKIAEAIGKYADEGKKIAILCEGDPLLYGSSQYILSELSDKYRVGVIPGISSITAAAAAAHIPLLSGQESLVVIPATIDEGEMTRQLQFCHTAVILKVGKHIQKVKKVLSTFPGYKQALLMENIGHPNEYSRLLHQADDRVPSYFSLVLWRRLLS, encoded by the coding sequence ATGGCCGATATCAGCAGTAATATCCTTATTTGGGGTGTGGGGGTTGGGCCGGGGGATCCCGAATTATTAACCTTGAAGGGGTTAAGGATTATCGGAGAGTGTCAAGTCGTGGCTTATCCGGTTGATGAACAAGCGAAAAGCTATGCCTGTCAAACCGTGCGATCCTATTTAAATCCCACATCTTTACATTATCCATTTTCCTTACCACTCCATTTGCCTATGGATCAACGGCAAAAACATTACCGAAAAATTGCGGAAGCAATTGGTAAATACGCGGATGAGGGCAAAAAAATTGCTATTTTATGTGAAGGGGATCCTTTATTATACGGGTCATCCCAATATATCTTGTCAGAATTATCAGATAAATATCGGGTTGGGGTTATCCCTGGGATTTCCTCGATAACCGCTGCTGCGGCCGCTGCCCATATTCCCTTGTTATCAGGGCAAGAATCGTTGGTAGTTATTCCCGCAACGATTGATGAGGGGGAAATGACACGCCAACTACAGTTTTGTCATACGGCGGTTATTTTAAAAGTAGGAAAGCATATACAAAAAGTGAAAAAGGTTTTATCTACCTTCCCAGGGTATAAGCAAGCGTTATTAATGGAAAATATCGGCCATCCCAACGAATATAGCCGGTTGTTGCACCAGGCGGATGATCGGGTTCCTTCTTATTTTTCCCTCGTGTTATGGCGGCGGTTATTGTCATGA
- a CDS encoding cobalt-precorrin-6A reductase: MVAGNVKITNLLLLGGTAEALHLSAELANFPNLKIINSLAGRTHSPKLSAGEYRIGGFGGIKGLQEYLTKETIHLVIDATHPFAEQMQRNIQIATSLSHIPLLRFGRNHWIETPQDQWLPAENFIQAASILEKLPNKRVFLTIGSQNLSYFRPFSDIFFLVRVIGSPSQAVPLNNYQLIYGRGPFTKQSEKDLLVLHQIDLLISKNSGGAHTYAKIMAAQELHIPVLMISPPIIASANMYQTVTQTHDAVAWLQNQLTKKFSHLI, encoded by the coding sequence ATGGTTGCAGGAAATGTAAAGATAACAAATCTTTTGCTTTTGGGAGGCACGGCTGAAGCTCTACATCTCTCTGCTGAATTAGCAAATTTTCCTAATTTGAAAATCATTAATTCTTTGGCAGGGCGCACCCACTCCCCAAAACTATCCGCAGGTGAATACCGGATTGGCGGATTTGGCGGTATAAAAGGTTTGCAAGAATATTTAACGAAAGAAACCATTCATTTAGTGATTGATGCAACCCATCCCTTTGCTGAGCAAATGCAAAGGAATATCCAAATAGCAACTTCTTTATCCCATATTCCGTTGCTGCGGTTTGGTCGAAACCATTGGATAGAAACGCCCCAAGATCAATGGCTACCAGCAGAGAACTTTATTCAGGCTGCTTCCATTTTAGAAAAATTACCCAACAAACGAGTATTCCTGACGATTGGTTCACAAAACCTATCCTATTTCCGCCCATTTTCAGATATTTTTTTCTTGGTTCGTGTCATTGGATCACCTTCCCAAGCTGTCCCTTTAAACAATTACCAATTAATTTACGGTCGTGGCCCGTTTACCAAACAGTCAGAGAAAGATTTGTTGGTATTGCATCAAATTGACCTGCTGATTAGTAAAAATAGCGGCGGCGCTCATACATATGCCAAGATCATGGCGGCCCAGGAATTACATATTCCCGTTTTGATGATTTCACCGCCAATCATCGCCTCAGCAAATATGTATCAAACCGTTACACAAACTCATGATGCAGTTGCATGGCTTCAAAACCAACTAACCAAAAAATTTAGTCACTTGATTTAA
- a CDS encoding precorrin-8X methylmutase, with translation MQQTRNYLRDPKRIYQQSFETITKEVDLTPYSPAVRPVVKRVIHACGMTDIMQDLVVSDRLPEVVRAAMTHHRIFCDSRMVQAGILTRYLPPSLTIECSLDHPDVRQYAERHQLTLSAAAMACYSQNWQNAILIIGNAPTALFELLHQLKIQSTKPAAIIAFPVGFVGAAESKDLLVKTPHGIPFITLLGRRGGSAMAAAALNGILVGDQTD, from the coding sequence TTGCAACAAACGCGGAATTACTTAAGGGATCCAAAAAGGATCTATCAACAAAGCTTTGAAACAATAACGAAGGAAGTTGATCTGACCCCTTATTCCCCAGCTGTGAGGCCGGTGGTAAAGCGCGTTATTCATGCCTGCGGCATGACCGATATCATGCAGGATTTGGTTGTTAGCGACAGGTTGCCTGAGGTCGTTCGTGCAGCTATGACGCACCATAGAATTTTTTGTGACAGCCGGATGGTGCAGGCTGGGATATTGACCAGGTATCTTCCTCCCTCTTTGACGATTGAGTGTTCTTTGGATCATCCTGATGTCCGGCAATATGCCGAACGACACCAATTAACCTTATCGGCGGCAGCGATGGCTTGTTACAGCCAAAACTGGCAAAATGCCATCCTTATCATTGGCAATGCCCCGACGGCTTTGTTCGAGTTATTACATCAATTAAAAATACAATCTACGAAGCCTGCTGCTATTATCGCTTTCCCGGTGGGCTTTGTAGGGGCCGCCGAGTCAAAAGATTTGTTGGTAAAAACCCCCCATGGTATTCCCTTTATTACGCTTTTGGGGCGTAGGGGTGGCAGCGCTATGGCTGCTGCGGCATTAAATGGCATTTTAGTGGGGGATCAAACCGATTGA
- the cobO gene encoding cob(I)yrinic acid a,c-diamide adenosyltransferase, with product MKKKPETVEEIEMANEKSRRRQEVRQRILATKVVEKGLLIVHTGNGKGKSTAAFGMVLRSLGHGYKVGIIQFIKGGWHSGERTALEKFGDQVMIRCLGDGFTWETKNVEQDMQKAQEAWQVAKDMMMDPQFHLILLDELNIALRYELLSLSEVLTTLQARRPDLHMVITGRHAKPELMEAADLVTEMKIIKHPFRQQGVKAQAGIEF from the coding sequence ATGAAGAAAAAGCCTGAAACTGTTGAAGAAATTGAAATGGCTAATGAAAAATCACGGCGCCGACAGGAAGTACGGCAGCGTATTTTGGCAACAAAAGTGGTTGAGAAGGGGTTGCTGATTGTCCATACCGGCAATGGCAAGGGCAAGTCAACGGCTGCTTTTGGTATGGTTTTACGGTCGCTTGGACATGGCTATAAGGTTGGGATTATTCAATTCATTAAAGGCGGCTGGCACAGTGGAGAACGTACCGCCTTGGAAAAATTTGGTGATCAAGTCATGATCCGCTGTTTAGGGGACGGCTTCACTTGGGAAACAAAAAATGTTGAGCAAGACATGCAAAAAGCTCAAGAGGCTTGGCAGGTAGCTAAAGATATGATGATGGATCCCCAATTTCATCTTATTTTGTTGGATGAACTTAATATTGCTTTGCGGTATGAGCTGTTGTCCTTATCAGAGGTATTAACGACCTTACAGGCCAGGCGGCCAGACTTGCATATGGTGATCACCGGGCGGCATGCCAAACCAGAATTGATGGAAGCAGCTGATTTGGTTACCGAAATGAAAATCATCAAGCACCCATTCCGGCAGCAAGGGGTTAAAGCACAGGCCGGGATAGAATTTTGA
- a CDS encoding cobyric acid synthase, with protein MANKALMIQGTGSHVGKSLIVAGLCRLLKQNSVRVAPFKPQNMSNNAAVASDGGEIGRAQALQAYACGILPSFHMNPVLLKPQPQQMAQIIVQGKWWRTVNAREFHQIKQQLMPKILESYQILADAYQVMMIEGAGSPAEINLRLHDLANMGFAEAADVPVVLVADIERGGVIASVLGTYHLFSKAEQKRVKGVIINKFRGDISLFVDGQEAIEQKTGWPVWGIIPYFPDLHLLPPEDSLSIPLQSKVKKPIKIAVPLLPYRANMDDIDPWVAEQGMETIPVHPGQPIPMNCQLVILTGSKSTIADLQFIRQQGWDIDLMAHYRQGGYIVGLCGGFQMLGQWIHDEAGIEGKTKEQPGLGYFDFITAMQPEKIVREQQATELLSGHLVRGYEIHLGKTTGSSLKKPLLRYDNGDTDGAISKDGRVLGCYLHGLFANDQFRHDFLKRLSPDFSSTLSYQQQTNRILDDWAAHLQQHLTPQFLQQFLNLQPK; from the coding sequence ATGGCAAATAAAGCTTTGATGATTCAAGGGACAGGTTCCCATGTTGGTAAATCATTAATCGTGGCCGGGTTATGCCGACTGCTCAAACAAAACAGCGTACGGGTTGCCCCTTTCAAGCCACAAAATATGTCCAATAACGCAGCTGTTGCAAGTGATGGCGGCGAAATCGGCCGTGCCCAAGCTTTACAGGCCTATGCTTGCGGCATTCTACCAAGCTTCCATATGAATCCTGTGCTCCTGAAGCCCCAACCACAGCAAATGGCCCAAATTATTGTCCAGGGTAAATGGTGGCGAACTGTTAATGCCCGAGAGTTCCACCAAATCAAGCAACAATTGATGCCCAAGATTTTGGAAAGCTATCAAATACTGGCCGATGCGTATCAAGTGATGATGATCGAAGGGGCGGGCAGTCCAGCCGAAATTAATTTACGTTTACATGATTTAGCGAATATGGGGTTTGCCGAAGCTGCCGATGTGCCCGTAGTATTGGTTGCGGACATTGAACGGGGTGGCGTTATTGCCAGTGTGCTTGGAACGTATCATTTGTTTTCAAAGGCTGAACAGAAGCGGGTCAAAGGGGTTATCATCAATAAATTTCGGGGTGATATCTCGCTATTTGTGGATGGCCAAGAAGCGATTGAACAAAAAACCGGCTGGCCCGTTTGGGGGATCATCCCCTATTTTCCTGATCTACATTTATTACCGCCGGAGGATAGTTTATCTATCCCCCTTCAATCAAAGGTAAAAAAGCCCATTAAAATCGCCGTACCCTTATTGCCCTACCGCGCTAATATGGACGATATAGATCCATGGGTTGCTGAACAGGGCATGGAAACGATCCCCGTTCACCCCGGACAACCCATTCCTATGAATTGCCAACTGGTTATTCTAACAGGATCCAAATCAACCATCGCGGATCTGCAATTTATCCGTCAGCAAGGCTGGGATATTGATCTAATGGCCCATTACCGACAAGGCGGTTATATTGTAGGGTTATGTGGGGGATTCCAAATGTTAGGTCAATGGATCCATGATGAGGCGGGAATAGAAGGGAAGACCAAAGAACAGCCAGGGCTTGGCTATTTTGATTTTATAACTGCCATGCAACCGGAAAAAATTGTTCGCGAACAGCAAGCTACGGAATTATTAAGCGGCCACTTGGTTAGGGGTTATGAGATCCATTTAGGGAAAACGACGGGCAGTTCGTTAAAAAAACCATTGTTGCGTTATGACAATGGTGATACCGACGGCGCTATATCAAAGGATGGGCGTGTGTTGGGATGTTATTTACATGGTTTGTTTGCTAATGATCAATTCCGGCATGATTTTTTAAAGCGGTTATCGCCAGATTTCAGCAGCACCCTTTCCTATCAGCAACAAACCAACCGAATCTTAGATGATTGGGCCGCTCATCTGCAACAGCATCTAACCCCTCAATTTTTGCAACAATTCCTGAATTTACAACCTAAATGA
- the cobD gene encoding cobalamin biosynthesis protein CobD, whose product MIGTSFESIFFLLSVAWVSDVIIGDPLWFYRYIPHPVTWFGWLIHQADMAIHYPKRSALFQRIWGILHLMILIGVLGWASWCAQQYLLKQPYGWIIVGLISGVFLAQNSLYRHVKKVASQLQKQDLDQARSAVGKIVGRDIHQLNGTGVSRAAIESLSESFNDGVVAPFFWLAVAGLPGIVIYKLANTADSMIGHKNDRYLYYGWAAARFDDLLNLIPARLSGLLLILAALLGLSIRSAKRGLRIMMQDARLHASPNAGWPEAAMAGILDIRLGGPRWYQGEEDQAAWFHPNGREQANFYDIYQALHIYRLGCLLMAVFGIGTIGLIIFI is encoded by the coding sequence ATGATAGGAACAAGCTTCGAGTCAATTTTTTTTCTATTATCAGTTGCCTGGGTCAGCGACGTAATCATCGGTGATCCCCTGTGGTTTTACAGATATATTCCACATCCGGTGACCTGGTTCGGTTGGTTGATCCACCAAGCAGATATGGCTATCCATTATCCCAAACGGTCTGCCCTTTTCCAACGCATCTGGGGGATCTTGCACCTCATGATACTAATAGGGGTATTGGGCTGGGCTAGCTGGTGCGCCCAACAATATTTATTGAAGCAACCCTATGGTTGGATCATTGTCGGTTTAATCAGCGGCGTATTTCTAGCCCAAAATAGCCTATATCGGCATGTTAAGAAAGTGGCCTCACAACTGCAGAAGCAAGATTTAGACCAGGCACGTTCTGCTGTTGGTAAAATTGTTGGGCGCGATATACATCAATTAAATGGAACTGGTGTCAGCCGCGCCGCCATCGAATCATTATCAGAAAGTTTTAATGACGGGGTGGTTGCTCCTTTCTTTTGGCTGGCTGTAGCGGGGTTGCCGGGAATCGTTATTTACAAATTGGCTAACACCGCAGATAGCATGATTGGGCACAAGAACGACCGCTATCTTTATTATGGGTGGGCAGCAGCCCGTTTCGATGATTTGCTGAATTTAATCCCGGCCCGTTTATCTGGTTTATTGCTGATATTAGCTGCTTTGCTGGGTTTATCTATACGATCCGCCAAAAGGGGCCTGCGCATCATGATGCAAGACGCCCGTTTACATGCTTCACCAAATGCCGGTTGGCCGGAAGCTGCCATGGCTGGAATTTTGGATATCCGTCTAGGCGGCCCTCGCTGGTATCAAGGGGAGGAAGATCAAGCAGCTTGGTTCCACCCAAACGGTCGGGAACAGGCAAACTTCTATGATATATATCAAGCTTTACATATTTACCGATTGGGTTGTTTATTAATGGCAGTTTTTGGTATCGGAACCATCGGCCTTATTATTTTCATTTAG